From the Cupriavidus necator N-1 genome, one window contains:
- a CDS encoding penicillin-binding protein 1A: MKKIAVKAGGAVLALAAAGALLAGFAAVVSLRQLPPVDALRDYRPDVPLRIYTSDNVQIGEFGSEHREFIPFGQMPSRMVQALLAAEDDQFYQHEGVDFPGVLRAALANLGQGYAQGASTITMQVARNFYLSREKTLARKWYEMLLAWRIDQTLPKDRILELYMNQVYLGEHAYGFGSAAHAYFGKPLASLSLAETAMLAGLPKAPSSINPVVNFPRAKRRQEYVLGRMLALGMISQDDYREARAARLAISDNSPGSFAGHAEYVAELARQLARERFGDEAYTRGLNVYTTVSSVRQTLAYDAVHGGLEGYARRHRKFVKDLSQGPQAALVSLDSATGAIEAMVGGADFATSRFNHATQAQRQPGSTFKPFVYAAALERGVSPRTLINDAPLPNGSRWQPTNDDGRFVGPITVRQALAESRNLPAIRTLQAIGIPYAVEFASRFGFAPRRLPRYLPLALGTGTTSPLRLAAAYGVFANGGHRTEPYLIARITDSEGKVLFSAEPGNATDSPAPPRVISARNAFVMDSLLRSVVDDGTGAGVRRYLRRDDVAGKTGTTNDSVDGWFAGYAGGVVTVAWMGYDDNRSLGEHEFGATTALPVWAAYMEGRLAGVPVPAAEAPAGVVRVSDDWMYAEYADGSHGIAAIGFPPPAPAAAPAVDPVASRLGGPAAAAPAGSAPTPVTSEAIGLSAPGAATPAVPADASL; the protein is encoded by the coding sequence ATGAAAAAAATCGCAGTCAAGGCAGGCGGCGCCGTACTGGCGCTGGCTGCAGCCGGTGCCTTGCTTGCCGGCTTTGCCGCGGTGGTAAGCCTGCGGCAGCTTCCCCCAGTCGACGCCCTGCGCGACTACCGGCCCGACGTGCCCCTGCGGATCTACACCAGCGACAACGTGCAGATCGGCGAGTTCGGCAGCGAGCACCGCGAGTTCATCCCCTTCGGGCAGATGCCGTCGCGCATGGTCCAGGCGCTGCTGGCAGCCGAGGACGACCAGTTCTACCAGCACGAGGGTGTCGACTTCCCCGGCGTGCTGCGCGCCGCGCTGGCCAACCTGGGCCAGGGCTATGCGCAGGGCGCCTCCACCATCACCATGCAGGTGGCGCGCAATTTCTACCTGTCGCGCGAAAAGACGCTGGCGCGCAAGTGGTATGAAATGCTGCTGGCCTGGCGCATCGACCAGACCCTGCCCAAGGACCGCATCCTTGAGCTGTACATGAACCAGGTCTACCTGGGCGAGCATGCCTACGGCTTCGGCAGCGCCGCGCATGCGTACTTCGGCAAGCCGCTGGCGTCATTGTCGCTGGCCGAGACGGCCATGCTGGCGGGGCTGCCCAAGGCCCCCTCCTCCATCAACCCGGTGGTCAACTTCCCGCGCGCCAAGCGGCGCCAGGAATATGTGCTGGGCCGCATGCTGGCGCTGGGCATGATCAGCCAGGACGACTACCGCGAGGCCCGCGCCGCGCGCCTGGCGATCTCCGACAACAGCCCCGGCAGCTTTGCCGGGCATGCCGAGTACGTGGCCGAACTCGCGCGCCAGCTGGCGCGCGAGCGCTTTGGCGACGAGGCCTACACGCGCGGCCTGAACGTCTACACCACGGTGTCGTCGGTGCGACAGACGCTGGCTTACGATGCGGTGCACGGTGGGCTGGAAGGCTACGCGCGGCGCCACCGCAAGTTCGTCAAGGACCTGTCGCAGGGTCCGCAGGCCGCGCTGGTATCGCTGGACAGCGCCACCGGCGCGATCGAGGCGATGGTGGGCGGCGCCGACTTTGCCACCAGCCGCTTCAACCATGCCACCCAGGCGCAGCGCCAGCCGGGCTCGACCTTCAAGCCCTTCGTCTATGCGGCGGCGCTGGAGCGCGGCGTGTCGCCCCGCACGCTGATCAATGACGCGCCGCTGCCCAATGGTTCGCGCTGGCAGCCGACCAATGACGACGGGCGCTTTGTCGGCCCCATCACCGTGCGCCAGGCGCTGGCCGAATCGCGCAACCTGCCGGCGATCCGCACGCTGCAGGCGATCGGCATCCCGTACGCGGTGGAGTTCGCCAGCCGCTTCGGCTTCGCGCCCAGACGGCTGCCGCGCTACCTGCCGCTGGCACTGGGCACCGGCACCACTTCGCCGCTGCGCCTGGCCGCGGCCTACGGCGTCTTTGCCAACGGCGGCCACCGCACCGAGCCCTACCTGATCGCGCGCATCACCGACAGCGAAGGCAAGGTGCTGTTCTCTGCCGAGCCGGGCAACGCCACGGACAGCCCGGCCCCGCCGCGCGTGATCAGCGCCCGCAACGCCTTCGTCATGGACAGCCTGCTGCGCAGCGTGGTCGACGACGGCACCGGCGCCGGCGTGCGCCGCTACCTGCGCCGCGACGACGTGGCCGGCAAGACCGGCACCACCAACGATTCGGTCGACGGCTGGTTCGCGGGCTACGCCGGCGGCGTCGTCACGGTGGCGTGGATGGGCTACGACGACAACCGCAGCCTGGGCGAGCATGAATTCGGCGCCACCACCGCGCTGCCGGTGTGGGCCGCCTATATGGAGGGCCGCCTTGCGGGCGTGCCTGTGCCTGCAGCCGAAGCGCCCGCCGGCGTGGTCCGCGTGAGCGACGACTGGATGTACGCCGAGTATGCCGATGGCAGCCACGGCATCGCTGCCATTGGCTTCCCGCCACCGGCACCCGCGGCGGCGCCGGCGGTCGATCCGGTCGCCAGCAGGCTCGGCGGGCCCGCGGCCGCGGCACCGGCTGGCTCCGCACCGACGCCCGTCACCAGCGAGGCGATTGGACTGTCGGCGCCCGGCGCTGCCACGCCGGCCGTCCCCGCAGACGCCAGCCTGTAG